In Hydrogenovibrio thermophilus, the following are encoded in one genomic region:
- the cls gene encoding cardiolipin synthase, whose protein sequence is MQIELQQFWVLFYFVYIFLVLSAVVHMLYQRRSPQNLTVWLLTLLLLPYLGVFLYLIFGSRKVLYKRNKPNIIIPANTDNDTILPGDNRLARQIDRLLIADQIASTTRHNRVEFFDDSCRTFERFMHALQNAQQCIHIETYILELDATGQRILDALIEKARQGVEVRLLMDSIGSFALYRNPKALQALTDAGGHYAFFQPVFKNLFNSQVNLRNHRKIYLFDHHIGFTGGMNLSNDYLGTEADKPINDRWKDLLFRMEGPVLAHYHIVFNEDWFYTTEEKLPLPNQWPKHEAQGELVQAIPSGPDIHKDALFESLLQGLYAAEDDILIVSPYFIPDSSVMNALMIAIKRGVRVTLVTPEKSDHLIFDLGRSSYMRELCEAGGTLHFYKGKMLHAKLVLVDRKALMFGTANLDYRSLFINHELANWVYGEDLIEQTWQWVAELIENSQPYRLSASRGRRLFENFTRIFAPIL, encoded by the coding sequence ATGCAAATTGAATTACAACAGTTTTGGGTGCTCTTCTATTTTGTCTACATCTTTCTGGTGCTGTCGGCCGTGGTGCACATGCTTTACCAACGGCGTTCCCCGCAAAACCTCACCGTCTGGCTGCTGACGTTATTACTGCTGCCCTACCTCGGCGTGTTCCTTTACCTGATTTTCGGTTCCCGAAAAGTCCTTTACAAGCGCAATAAACCGAACATCATCATTCCGGCCAACACCGATAATGACACGATTCTGCCCGGCGATAACCGTCTGGCCCGTCAAATCGACCGCTTGTTGATTGCCGACCAAATCGCCAGCACCACTCGCCATAATCGGGTCGAGTTTTTCGACGATTCCTGCCGCACCTTCGAACGCTTTATGCACGCTTTGCAAAATGCCCAACAATGCATTCACATCGAAACCTACATTCTCGAACTGGACGCCACCGGCCAGCGCATTCTTGATGCCCTGATCGAAAAAGCCAGGCAAGGCGTGGAAGTACGCTTGCTGATGGATTCCATCGGCTCCTTCGCGCTCTACCGCAACCCCAAAGCGCTTCAAGCCTTGACCGATGCCGGCGGCCACTATGCCTTTTTTCAACCGGTGTTCAAAAACCTGTTCAATAGCCAGGTGAACTTACGAAACCACCGTAAAATCTATCTGTTCGACCACCACATCGGTTTCACCGGCGGCATGAATCTGTCCAACGACTATCTCGGCACCGAGGCCGACAAACCGATCAATGACCGCTGGAAGGATTTGCTGTTCCGCATGGAAGGCCCGGTGCTGGCGCACTATCACATTGTTTTCAATGAAGATTGGTTTTACACCACCGAAGAAAAACTGCCGCTGCCGAATCAATGGCCGAAACACGAGGCGCAAGGCGAATTGGTGCAAGCCATCCCGTCCGGGCCGGACATCCACAAAGATGCGTTGTTCGAATCCTTACTGCAAGGACTGTATGCCGCGGAAGACGACATTCTCATCGTCTCGCCCTATTTCATTCCGGACAGCTCGGTGATGAACGCCTTGATGATTGCGATTAAACGCGGTGTGCGGGTCACGCTGGTGACGCCGGAGAAATCCGACCATTTGATTTTCGACCTCGGCCGCAGTTCGTATATGCGCGAACTTTGCGAGGCCGGCGGGACGCTGCATTTCTACAAAGGGAAAATGCTGCACGCCAAGCTGGTGCTAGTGGATCGAAAAGCGCTGATGTTCGGCACCGCCAACTTGGATTATCGTTCACTGTTCATCAACCACGAACTGGCCAACTGGGTTTATGGGGAAGACTTGATTGAGCAAACCTGGCAATGGGTTGCGGAATTAATCGAGAACAGCCAGCCTTACCGACTGTCCGCCAGCCGTGGACGTCGCCTGTTTGAAAACTTCACCCGGATTTTCGCGCCGATTCTCTAG
- a CDS encoding MFS transporter: protein MTHATKMPQRTPQDYIDESPIWADGTQVRMSPMTQMQWRIWMLATAGKFFEGMVVFMTGVALPLIVQEFDLGALEKGVIGAAILFGILVGATTLGGLSDKYGRKKLFIIELVLFVFFLAALTISPSFIFLAIALFGAGLALGCDYPTAHLVISESIPSRTRGRLVLGAFGFQAVGALVGTIIGFLVLYLNPEVEAWRWMYAVAIIPALLVIVGRFFINESPHWLLEQGHMAQAEHELGRLLQRTPQYPHSITLSRHPSAEPEEEGVKSKSPFSKLFKKKHRRATIFASVPWFLQDLGTYGIGIFTPIILTATFGHNTVGDDRNIADLVENTLQSAKHAAFLDVLLIIGMLFAIFLTDVVGRIKLQIIGFIGCAIGLILVAFSQSLSGDSKLLLIFVGFMLFNFMTNLGPNAQTYLIAGEVFPTRIRGIGAGFSASFAKIGAVSTAFLFPILLADIGTATLLYILAGTSLLGAWVTWHYRIETRGVNLDRMG from the coding sequence ATGACACACGCAACCAAAATGCCACAACGCACACCGCAAGATTACATTGACGAATCGCCGATTTGGGCGGACGGCACGCAAGTCCGTATGTCGCCCATGACACAAATGCAATGGCGCATTTGGATGCTCGCCACCGCCGGCAAATTTTTCGAAGGCATGGTGGTGTTCATGACCGGCGTCGCCTTACCGTTGATTGTTCAGGAATTCGATTTGGGGGCGCTGGAAAAAGGGGTTATCGGCGCTGCGATTCTGTTTGGCATTCTGGTCGGCGCCACCACGCTGGGCGGTTTGTCGGATAAATATGGGCGTAAGAAACTGTTTATTATCGAGCTGGTGTTGTTCGTGTTCTTTCTGGCCGCCCTCACCATCAGCCCCAGCTTTATTTTCCTAGCCATTGCACTGTTCGGCGCCGGGCTGGCATTGGGCTGCGATTACCCCACCGCGCATTTGGTGATTTCGGAAAGTATTCCCAGCCGAACGCGCGGTCGCTTGGTGTTGGGTGCCTTTGGATTCCAGGCCGTTGGCGCGCTGGTCGGCACCATCATCGGTTTTTTGGTGCTTTACCTCAACCCGGAAGTCGAAGCTTGGCGTTGGATGTATGCCGTGGCGATCATTCCCGCGCTGCTGGTCATCGTCGGGCGTTTCTTTATCAATGAATCGCCCCACTGGCTGTTGGAACAAGGTCATATGGCGCAAGCCGAACATGAACTCGGGCGTCTGTTGCAACGCACACCGCAATACCCGCACAGCATCACCTTAAGCCGCCACCCGTCTGCAGAACCGGAAGAAGAAGGCGTCAAAAGCAAGTCGCCTTTCTCCAAACTGTTTAAGAAAAAACACCGCCGCGCCACCATTTTCGCATCAGTGCCGTGGTTCTTACAGGATTTGGGAACCTATGGCATCGGTATTTTCACACCGATTATCCTCACCGCCACCTTCGGTCACAACACCGTCGGAGACGACCGCAATATCGCCGATTTGGTGGAAAACACCCTGCAAAGCGCCAAACATGCGGCCTTTTTGGATGTGCTCTTGATTATCGGCATGCTGTTTGCCATTTTCCTGACCGATGTCGTCGGTCGCATCAAGTTGCAGATTATCGGCTTCATCGGCTGCGCCATCGGCCTGATTCTGGTCGCCTTCTCACAAAGCTTATCGGGCGACTCGAAACTGTTGCTGATATTCGTCGGCTTCATGCTGTTCAATTTCATGACCAACCTCGGCCCGAATGCACAAACCTATCTGATTGCCGGTGAAGTCTTTCCGACCCGCATTCGTGGAATTGGTGCCGGTTTTTCGGCCTCCTTTGCCAAAATCGGCGCGGTCAGCACGGCGTTTTTATTCCCGATTCTACTGGCCGACATCGGCACCGCGACCTTGCTTTACATTCTGGCCGGAACGTCTTTGCTCGGCGCTTGGGTTACTTGGCATTACCGCATTGAAACCCGGGGCGTGAATCTTGATCGAATGGGTTGA
- a CDS encoding molybdopterin-dependent oxidoreductase, with protein MLFQKGMKAAGVAVLLMGMMAVNAVSAADEKGEMSKVLTVSGAVKKPLTLSLKDLQAMKQSKQVKDIAIVCQSGANKGQMESLTGVPLKTILLEAGLNVSHPKDFRKLAIIAKATDPYWVTYSWGEIFNRQDGDGVMVYYARDGKLLDEKEGQFALMPTGDARTGARQVKWLTHIEVRKLEP; from the coding sequence ATGTTGTTTCAAAAAGGTATGAAAGCGGCGGGTGTCGCCGTGTTATTGATGGGCATGATGGCGGTAAACGCCGTATCGGCTGCAGATGAAAAAGGCGAGATGAGCAAGGTACTGACCGTGAGCGGCGCGGTGAAAAAACCGTTGACGCTCAGCTTGAAGGATTTGCAGGCCATGAAGCAATCCAAACAGGTAAAGGATATCGCCATCGTCTGCCAAAGCGGAGCCAATAAAGGGCAAATGGAAAGCCTGACCGGCGTGCCGTTGAAAACGATTTTGCTGGAAGCCGGGTTGAATGTGAGCCATCCGAAAGACTTCCGTAAACTCGCCATTATCGCCAAGGCCACCGACCCTTATTGGGTGACCTATTCCTGGGGCGAAATCTTTAACCGTCAGGACGGCGATGGCGTGATGGTGTATTACGCCCGTGACGGAAAGCTGTTGGACGAAAAAGAAGGCCAGTTCGCCTTGATGCCCACCGGCGATGCTCGCACCGGCGCACGTCAGGTGAAATGGCTAACCCATATCGAAGTCCGAAAGCTGGAACCTTAA
- a CDS encoding GNAT family N-acetyltransferase, translating to MYISAEELQEWLNESKSVGKHLLQGYRGAISNMTNDIVSDPRSANNSHIVNSDFSLNPKYMMGFTPYPSQSKFILSCLYVFPEHRGIGLGTHLIYTAQQLVKDKAFIQVAVEEKQIEFLGPFYKKQGFKTTGDRIKDPAGMVYQDYFWASFPLKLERVGRTIIVRW from the coding sequence ATGTACATCTCAGCTGAAGAGCTACAAGAGTGGTTAAATGAGAGCAAATCTGTTGGTAAACACTTACTTCAGGGATACCGTGGTGCTATTTCAAATATGACTAATGACATTGTTTCTGATCCGCGTAGTGCAAATAACTCTCATATAGTTAACAGCGATTTTTCTCTAAATCCTAAGTATATGATGGGATTTACTCCTTACCCCTCCCAATCAAAATTTATTCTTTCATGTTTGTATGTTTTTCCAGAGCATAGGGGGATTGGTTTGGGGACACATCTGATTTATACAGCACAACAGTTGGTAAAAGATAAAGCCTTTATTCAGGTCGCAGTTGAAGAAAAACAAATTGAGTTTCTTGGTCCTTTTTACAAAAAGCAAGGCTTTAAAACTACTGGTGACAGAATCAAAGATCCTGCTGGAATGGTCTATCAAGATTATTTCTGGGCGAGTTTTCCATTAAAACTAGAACGAGTCGGTAGAACAATTATAGTTCGTTGGTAA
- a CDS encoding chloride channel protein yields MKPDEHSQSLLTLSLLAILIGIMGGIASWGFRMLIGLIHNFLFLGEFSPYYDANVHTAASPWGVWIILAPMLGALVVAWLVKNFAPEAKGHGVPEVIYSIHYEGGKIRPVVAIVKSLASSISIGSGGSVGREGPIIQIGAAFASAVAQWVTLPVHQRVTLVAAGAAAGIAATFNAPLGGIVFAVELLLVSISATTLLPVALAVVVATHTGRFLLGMTPAFDIPALQMPTFEQVPFGELMIFIPFGLLMGVVSAFFVRGIYWAEDRFDSMPGNYYTRHVTGMFFVGVIFYLFQHFSGHYYVQGVGYATITDLLNGTLGNPWFLLLLFAAKMLATFLTLGSGASGGVFSPAFFLGGTLGAAIGQFAQMLFPELSIEPAAFALAGMVAMVGSATGAVITATVMTFEMTRDYNAILPIILSAVTAYAVRKRLSPESIYTLKLIRRGQPVPEGLQAAIDVARQVRDVMTPQFRVVSDGDTAQASPQIGLQFQGNRIQGVIPPQVTLPTDASPQPYVVVSPNEGLVEAMHRMNLAEVDYALVSDSAEPYSVESIIGILSADDIARASRKTADLLR; encoded by the coding sequence ATGAAACCAGACGAACATTCTCAAAGTCTTCTTACCCTGAGCTTATTGGCGATTCTCATCGGCATTATGGGCGGTATTGCGTCCTGGGGCTTTCGTATGTTGATCGGTCTGATTCACAATTTCCTGTTCCTGGGTGAATTCTCACCGTATTACGATGCGAATGTGCACACTGCGGCCAGCCCGTGGGGTGTATGGATTATTCTTGCGCCGATGTTGGGTGCATTGGTGGTGGCCTGGTTGGTGAAAAATTTCGCGCCGGAAGCCAAAGGTCACGGCGTGCCCGAGGTGATTTACAGCATTCATTATGAAGGCGGCAAAATTCGGCCGGTGGTGGCGATTGTTAAATCGCTTGCGTCGTCCATTTCCATCGGCAGTGGCGGTTCCGTCGGGCGGGAGGGGCCGATTATCCAAATTGGGGCGGCGTTTGCCTCGGCGGTCGCGCAATGGGTGACCTTGCCGGTGCATCAGCGCGTCACCTTAGTGGCGGCGGGCGCGGCCGCCGGAATTGCCGCCACCTTTAACGCGCCTTTGGGCGGCATCGTCTTTGCCGTGGAATTATTGCTGGTGTCGATCAGTGCCACGACATTACTGCCGGTTGCGTTGGCCGTGGTGGTGGCGACGCACACCGGACGATTCCTGCTGGGCATGACCCCGGCGTTTGATATTCCGGCACTGCAAATGCCGACATTCGAGCAGGTGCCGTTTGGCGAGTTGATGATTTTCATTCCGTTCGGTTTGCTGATGGGTGTGGTGTCGGCGTTCTTCGTGCGTGGCATCTATTGGGCGGAAGACCGTTTCGACAGTATGCCGGGCAATTATTACACCCGCCATGTCACCGGGATGTTTTTCGTCGGGGTGATTTTCTATCTGTTCCAGCATTTCAGCGGCCATTATTATGTGCAAGGTGTAGGGTATGCGACCATTACCGATCTTCTGAACGGCACGCTCGGGAACCCTTGGTTTTTGTTATTGCTGTTCGCGGCTAAGATGCTGGCGACGTTTTTGACCTTGGGGTCGGGCGCATCGGGTGGGGTGTTTTCACCGGCATTCTTTCTCGGCGGCACGCTGGGCGCGGCTATTGGCCAGTTTGCGCAGATGTTGTTCCCGGAACTGTCGATTGAACCGGCGGCGTTTGCGCTGGCAGGCATGGTGGCGATGGTCGGCAGTGCGACCGGCGCGGTGATTACCGCAACGGTCATGACGTTTGAGATGACGCGCGATTACAATGCCATTTTGCCGATTATCCTCAGTGCGGTCACCGCCTATGCCGTGCGCAAACGTTTGTCGCCTGAAAGTATTTATACCTTGAAGTTGATCCGACGCGGCCAGCCGGTGCCGGAAGGCTTGCAAGCCGCCATCGATGTGGCGCGGCAGGTTCGGGACGTGATGACGCCACAATTTCGGGTGGTGTCCGACGGCGACACGGCTCAAGCCTCGCCGCAAATCGGATTACAGTTTCAAGGCAATCGTATTCAAGGCGTGATTCCGCCACAAGTCACTTTGCCGACGGACGCGTCTCCGCAACCTTATGTTGTCGTCTCGCCAAATGAAGGGCTGGTGGAAGCCATGCACCGTATGAATCTGGCGGAAGTGGATTATGCTTTGGTCAGCGACAGTGCCGAACCCTACAGCGTGGAAAGTATCATCGGCATTCTCAGTGCCGATGACATTGCCCGTGCCTCACGGAAGACGGCGGATTTATTGCGCTGA